A genomic window from Etheostoma spectabile isolate EspeVRDwgs_2016 chromosome 13, UIUC_Espe_1.0, whole genome shotgun sequence includes:
- the rnf14 gene encoding E3 ubiquitin-protein ligase RNF14, which produces MTVAQMSSLCRRLDELWEENQGCVILFTWIQFLKEEVMDFLGIQSPLEVIRGGSKAVGERRKTDPVAKALTQCGSHSENAEENKLEVKKEKSEPQLSLPSQLDQRAVLLMDPRADLLPQLLDFEEEQRQRVFDSKVFGCGICFVEKLGSICLCFKECQHVYCKACMTEYFQIQIRDGNVQCLNCPEPKCTSLATPSQVKQLVDEELFARYDRLLLQSSLDLMADVVYCPRQSCGTPVMVEPDTTMGICSACQYAFCTLCKLGYHGLSHCKIPADELRNLRDEYLSASAAGKKFMEQRFGKRVIQKAVEESFSRDWLNENCKSCPRCGTNIQKVDGCNKMTCTSCRQYFCWLCLGLLSKVNPYSHFNNPHSPCYNQLFQGVDLDEEDAFWSDEED; this is translated from the exons ATGACTGTTGCACAG ATGAGCTCTCTGTGCAGACGCCTGGATGAGCTGTGGGAGGAGAACCAGGGCTGTGTGATTCTTTTCACATGGATCCAGTTCCTTAAAGAGGAGGTTATGGACTTTCTGGGCATCCAGTCCCCTCTTGAAGTCATAAGGGGAGGAAGTAAGGCAGTTGGTGAGCGCAGGAAAACTGACCCAGTAGCCAAAG CTCTGACACAGTGTGGGAGTCATTCTGAAAATGCTGAGGAAAATAAACTAGAAGTGAAGAAGGAAAAGTCTGAGCCACAGTTGTCATTGCCTTCTCAACTGGACCAGCGGGCGGTTTTGTTGATGGACCCGCGTGCCGACCTCCTACCTCAGCTCCTGGACTTTGAAGAGGAGCAGCGCCAGAGGGTGTTTGACAGCAAGGTGTTTGGCTGTGGGATCTGCTTTGTGGAGAAGCTGGGCTCCATCTGCCTCTGCTTTAAGGAGTGCCAGCATGTTTACTGCAAGGCCTGCATGACTGAATACTTCCAGATCCAAATACGAGACGGCAACGTTCAGTGCCTTAATTGCCCTGAGCCCAAATGTACCTCCTTAGCCACACCATCACAG GTCAAGCAGCTGGTGGATGAGGAGCTGTTTGCCCGTTACGACCGTTTGCTGCTTCAGTCCAGTCTGGACCTCATGGCCGACGTGGTCTACTGTCCCCGCCAGTCCTGCGGCACCCCTGTTATGGTGGAGCCAGACACTACCATGGGGATTTGCTCGGCCTGCCAGTATGCCTTTTGCACACTGTGCAAGCTGGGCTATCATGGTCTCTCCCACTGTAAAATCCCTGCAG ATGAATTGCGCAACCTCAGAGACGAGTACCTGTCAGCCTCCGCTGCAGGGAAAAAGTTCATGGAGCAACGCTTTGGGAAGAGGGTTATCCAGAAAGCAGTGGAAGAGTCCTTTAGCAGAGACTGGCTAAATGAGAACTGCAAATCCTGCCCACGCTGTGGAACCAATATACAG AAAGTGGATGGCTGTAATAAGATGACCTGTACCTCATGTAGACAATACTTCTGTTGGCTGTGCCTGGGTCTCCTCAGCAAAGTCAACCCGTACAGTCACTTCAACAACCCACATTCACCATGTTACAACCA ACTCTTCCAAGGTGTGGATCTTGATGAGGAAGATGCCTTCTGGAGTGATGAGGAGGACTGA
- the LOC116700385 gene encoding NEDD4 family-interacting protein 1-like isoform X2 produces the protein MAEPSGRYQQLPNEEDPEESPQVAADAPPPYSSIAVDNAAYFDYKEDGAYPKPPSYNVATTLPSYDEAERTKAETTVPLVTGRPQHRERLETFDDVIRSSLEDEDFVTRDDFEDADQLRIGNDGIFMLTFFMAFLFNWIGFFLSFCLTTSAAGRYGAISGFGLSLIKWILIVRFSTYFPGYFDGQFWLWWVFLVLGFLLFLRGFINYARIRKMADTFSTLPRTRVLFIY, from the exons ATGGCCGAACCGAGCGGCAGATATCAGCAG CTTCCCAATGAGGAGGACCCAGAAGAGAGCCCTCAGGTAGCAGCCGACGCTCCACCCCCATACAGCAGCATTGCGGTGGACAATGCCG CCTACTTTGACTACAAGGAAGATGGGGCTTACCCCAAGCCTCCATCATACAACGTAGCGACTACACTACCTTCCTATGATGAAGCAGAAAGAACCAAGGCTGAGACTACTGTTCCCCTGGTAACTGGAAGA CCTCAGCACAGGGAACGTCTGGAGACTTTTGACGATGTAATTCGAAGTTCACTGGAG GATGAAGACTTTGTAACCAGAGATGATTTTGAAGACGCTGATCAGCTGAGGATAGGAAATGACGGCATCTTCATGCTCACGTTTTTCA TGGCATTTCTGTTCAACTGGATCGGTTTcttcctgtctttctgtctgaccACCTCAGCAGCCGGCCGCTATGGGGCCATCTCAGGCTTTGGCCTCTCCCTCATCAAATGGATCCTCATTGTCCgg TTCTCCACATACTTCCCTGGTTACTTTGATGGACAGTTCTGGCTGTGGTGGGTGTTCCTGGTGTTGG GCTTTTTGCTCTTCCTTCGAGGATTCATCAACTACGCCAGAATCCGCAAGATGGCTGACACCTTCTCCACCCTGCCCCGCACCCGAGTCCTCTTCATATACTGA
- the endou2 gene encoding uridylate-specific endoribonuclease B, with product MIESDRELSAMVQELWDNDVNRLTPGKDYRISLQGKAGGSVAMNDNSDGAGYPLFTFVDENIFKKETFLAFISLLDNYVSDTGEPEIVTPEEVAENHKFLDSIIQTSTMKIAHKYLVENNLSPKDDTQFKKQLYRIWFELYARRGSSRPDSSGFEHVFVGETRGGRTVIGFHNWIQLYLQEKLGHVDYKGYSVDANSPQPDENKHILALQFSWKNGIKPKGSIFIGVSPEFEFALYTLCFLTSPNERVKVQFNFYDVEIVCHHYNQKHIGTTYPVLLKYRKPTK from the exons ATGATTGAGAGTGACAGAGAGCTGTCGGCCATGGTACAGGAGCTGTGGGACAACGACGTCAACAGACTCACACCTGGAAAAGACTACAGAATCTCTCTGCAG GGCAAAGCTGGAGGCAGCGTGGCCATGAACGACAACAGTGATGGAGCAGGATATCCTCTGTTTACATTTGTCGATgagaacattttcaaaaaggaGACTTTTTTAG CTTTTATCTCCCTGTTGGATAACTATGTGAGTGACACCGGCGAGCCAGAAATTGTAACCCCTGAGGAGGTGGCAGAGAACCATAAATTCCTGGACTCCATCATTCAAACTTCCACTATGAAG ATAGCTCATAAATACCTGGTAGAGAATAACCTCTCTCCAAAGGACGATACACAATTCAAGAAGCAGCTGTACAGGATCTGGTTTGAACTTTATGCAAGGAGAGGATCCAGCAG GCCAGACTCCTCTGGATTTGAACACGTGTTTGTTGGTGAGACGAGAGGAGGGCGGACTGTCATCGGATTTCACAACTGGATCCAGCTGTACCTACAAGAGAAGCTGGGACACGTCGATTACAAAGGCTACAGCGTCGATGCAAATTCACCCCAG CCCGACGAGAACAAACACATCTTGGCGCTACAGTTCAGCTGGAAGAATGGTATAAAGCCCAAGGGCAGCATTTTCATCGGTGTCAGCCCCGAGTTTGAGTTTGCCCTCTACACTCTCTGTTTCCTCACCTCGCCCAACGAGCGTGTCAAAGTCCAGTTCAATTTCTATGATGTGGAGATTGTTTGCCACCACTACAACCAAAAGCACATAGGCACCACTTACCCTGTGCTGCTTAAGTACCGGAAACCTACCAAGTAA
- the LOC116700385 gene encoding NEDD4 family-interacting protein 1-like isoform X1, producing the protein MAEPSGRYQQLPNEEDPEESPQVAADAPPPYSSIAVDNAAYFDYKEDGAYPKPPSYNVATTLPSYDEAERTKAETTVPLVTGRQPQHRERLETFDDVIRSSLEDEDFVTRDDFEDADQLRIGNDGIFMLTFFMAFLFNWIGFFLSFCLTTSAAGRYGAISGFGLSLIKWILIVRFSTYFPGYFDGQFWLWWVFLVLGFLLFLRGFINYARIRKMADTFSTLPRTRVLFIY; encoded by the exons ATGGCCGAACCGAGCGGCAGATATCAGCAG CTTCCCAATGAGGAGGACCCAGAAGAGAGCCCTCAGGTAGCAGCCGACGCTCCACCCCCATACAGCAGCATTGCGGTGGACAATGCCG CCTACTTTGACTACAAGGAAGATGGGGCTTACCCCAAGCCTCCATCATACAACGTAGCGACTACACTACCTTCCTATGATGAAGCAGAAAGAACCAAGGCTGAGACTACTGTTCCCCTGGTAACTGGAAGA CAGCCTCAGCACAGGGAACGTCTGGAGACTTTTGACGATGTAATTCGAAGTTCACTGGAG GATGAAGACTTTGTAACCAGAGATGATTTTGAAGACGCTGATCAGCTGAGGATAGGAAATGACGGCATCTTCATGCTCACGTTTTTCA TGGCATTTCTGTTCAACTGGATCGGTTTcttcctgtctttctgtctgaccACCTCAGCAGCCGGCCGCTATGGGGCCATCTCAGGCTTTGGCCTCTCCCTCATCAAATGGATCCTCATTGTCCgg TTCTCCACATACTTCCCTGGTTACTTTGATGGACAGTTCTGGCTGTGGTGGGTGTTCCTGGTGTTGG GCTTTTTGCTCTTCCTTCGAGGATTCATCAACTACGCCAGAATCCGCAAGATGGCTGACACCTTCTCCACCCTGCCCCGCACCCGAGTCCTCTTCATATACTGA
- the LOC116700385 gene encoding NEDD4 family-interacting protein 1-like isoform X3, with the protein MAEPSGRYQQLPNEEDPEESPQVAADAPPPYSSIAVDNAAYFDYKEDGAYPKPPSYNVATTLPSYDEAERTKAETTVPLVTGRDEDFVTRDDFEDADQLRIGNDGIFMLTFFMAFLFNWIGFFLSFCLTTSAAGRYGAISGFGLSLIKWILIVRFSTYFPGYFDGQFWLWWVFLVLGFLLFLRGFINYARIRKMADTFSTLPRTRVLFIY; encoded by the exons ATGGCCGAACCGAGCGGCAGATATCAGCAG CTTCCCAATGAGGAGGACCCAGAAGAGAGCCCTCAGGTAGCAGCCGACGCTCCACCCCCATACAGCAGCATTGCGGTGGACAATGCCG CCTACTTTGACTACAAGGAAGATGGGGCTTACCCCAAGCCTCCATCATACAACGTAGCGACTACACTACCTTCCTATGATGAAGCAGAAAGAACCAAGGCTGAGACTACTGTTCCCCTGGTAACTGGAAGA GATGAAGACTTTGTAACCAGAGATGATTTTGAAGACGCTGATCAGCTGAGGATAGGAAATGACGGCATCTTCATGCTCACGTTTTTCA TGGCATTTCTGTTCAACTGGATCGGTTTcttcctgtctttctgtctgaccACCTCAGCAGCCGGCCGCTATGGGGCCATCTCAGGCTTTGGCCTCTCCCTCATCAAATGGATCCTCATTGTCCgg TTCTCCACATACTTCCCTGGTTACTTTGATGGACAGTTCTGGCTGTGGTGGGTGTTCCTGGTGTTGG GCTTTTTGCTCTTCCTTCGAGGATTCATCAACTACGCCAGAATCCGCAAGATGGCTGACACCTTCTCCACCCTGCCCCGCACCCGAGTCCTCTTCATATACTGA